One Devosia lacusdianchii genomic window carries:
- a CDS encoding ABC transporter substrate-binding protein, with the protein MALAMATAPASAQAVLTVSSEQTTTWVRNFNPFNQTSARATTKDFIYEPLAIFNRLAGNKWEYRLAESFELADDLKSISFTLRDGLKWSDGEPITVDDVVFTYDFLKKFPALDFNSVSALMESVEKVDDRTVRFNLITPNSLIATTIVAMPIVPEHVWKDIADPVAFANETPVGSGPLTEITRFTPQVYEQCRNPNYWDADSLKVDCIRLPQLADNPQVLAALADGTLDWATSFVPDIDNTFVAKDPEHNKYWFLPSSLVAFTLNFEAPDENNKKAFTDVNFRRAVSMLIDRQSIIDIAGYGYPVINEDPSMLGEFYKAFGNPEVATQFGQYGKFDLEAGTALLDSSGYVDADGDGFRDNPDGTPIAIDIEIPNGWTDWIDAVQIAMETLKEAGLNVKMSTPEESVWASDLIDAKYSMSLNAIGSAANPYFPYIRSFNPADFGKSRTSAQRWTDPEVVEMLNKYTQVKDPAEQKSIMDAIQLKVAEAMPVIPVYNSPSFYQYSTKRFTGWANADNPITSPVVSNANPGRLIQLLALEPVAQ; encoded by the coding sequence ATGGCTCTGGCAATGGCCACCGCGCCGGCCAGCGCCCAGGCGGTACTGACCGTCAGCTCCGAGCAGACCACGACCTGGGTTCGCAACTTCAATCCGTTCAACCAGACCTCTGCCCGCGCCACGACCAAGGACTTCATCTACGAGCCGCTGGCGATCTTCAACCGCTTGGCGGGCAACAAGTGGGAATACCGCCTAGCCGAGAGCTTCGAGCTGGCGGACGACCTCAAGTCGATCAGTTTCACGCTCCGCGACGGGCTCAAATGGTCTGATGGCGAGCCCATCACCGTCGACGACGTGGTGTTCACCTACGACTTCCTCAAGAAGTTCCCTGCCCTCGATTTCAACTCGGTGTCGGCCCTGATGGAGTCGGTGGAAAAGGTCGACGACAGGACCGTCCGCTTCAACCTCATCACGCCCAACTCCTTGATCGCGACCACTATCGTTGCCATGCCGATCGTGCCCGAGCATGTCTGGAAGGACATTGCCGATCCGGTGGCGTTCGCCAACGAAACCCCCGTCGGCTCGGGGCCGCTGACCGAGATCACCCGCTTTACGCCACAGGTCTACGAGCAATGCCGCAACCCCAACTATTGGGACGCGGATAGCCTCAAGGTCGATTGCATCCGCCTGCCGCAGCTTGCCGATAACCCACAGGTTCTGGCAGCGCTGGCCGATGGGACGTTGGACTGGGCGACCAGCTTCGTCCCCGATATCGACAATACTTTCGTGGCCAAGGATCCCGAACACAACAAGTACTGGTTCCTGCCCTCGAGCCTCGTTGCGTTCACGCTGAATTTCGAAGCGCCCGATGAGAACAACAAGAAGGCCTTCACCGACGTGAACTTCCGCCGTGCGGTCAGCATGCTGATCGACCGACAGTCCATCATCGACATTGCCGGCTATGGCTACCCTGTCATCAACGAGGACCCGTCTATGCTGGGCGAGTTCTACAAGGCCTTCGGTAACCCGGAAGTGGCAACCCAGTTCGGCCAATACGGCAAGTTCGACCTCGAAGCCGGCACTGCCCTGCTCGATAGCTCGGGCTATGTCGATGCGGACGGCGATGGCTTCCGCGATAATCCGGACGGGACACCGATCGCCATCGACATCGAGATCCCCAACGGCTGGACCGACTGGATCGATGCGGTGCAGATCGCCATGGAAACCCTCAAGGAAGCCGGACTCAACGTCAAGATGAGCACGCCGGAGGAATCGGTGTGGGCATCCGACCTGATCGACGCCAAGTACTCGATGTCGCTTAACGCGATCGGATCGGCGGCTAACCCCTACTTCCCTTACATTCGCTCGTTCAATCCGGCGGATTTCGGCAAGAGCCGGACCTCGGCACAGCGCTGGACCGATCCTGAAGTGGTTGAGATGCTCAACAAATACACTCAGGTGAAGGACCCGGCCGAACAGAAGTCGATCATGGATGCAATCCAGCTCAAGGTGGCGGAGGCCATGCCGGTGATCCCGGTCTACAATAGCCCCTCGTTCTATCAGTACAGCACGAAGCGCTTTACTGGCTGGGCCAATGCCGACAACCCCATCACCTCGCCGGTGGTTTCCAATGCCAATCCGGGTCGCCTGATCCAGTTGCTGGCGCTGGAACCGGTTGCCCAATAG
- a CDS encoding ABC transporter permease, translating to MQLFSQFLQNKKALVGVIILALIILVAIFAPFLSEHSPTQRVGRPHQPPSPEHWLGTTRLGHDVFTRLIHGARISLAVGFGAGLMITLIGTVLGIIAGYKGGVIDEVINFFTNLVLVIPNLPLLLVIAAFVGQASPLIIAVILGLTSWAWGVRVTRSETLSIRQRDYVKSAEMLGEPSWRIMAFEIFPNLISIVGINFIGSVIFAVITEATLEFLGLGDPNTVSWGIMLYNAQNASALSVGAWWDLLSPCFALALLGLGLALINFAIDEVANPRLRTGGMLGRWVGLVRAGEGKL from the coding sequence ATGCAGCTCTTCTCTCAATTTCTGCAGAACAAGAAGGCCCTGGTGGGCGTGATCATCCTGGCCCTCATCATTCTTGTCGCCATCTTCGCGCCGTTCCTGAGCGAGCACAGTCCCACTCAACGGGTCGGTCGTCCGCATCAGCCGCCGTCACCAGAGCACTGGCTTGGCACCACGCGCCTCGGCCATGACGTCTTCACCCGCCTGATCCACGGCGCGCGCATCTCGCTCGCAGTCGGCTTTGGCGCAGGATTGATGATCACGCTGATCGGTACGGTTCTGGGCATCATTGCCGGCTACAAGGGCGGCGTGATCGACGAAGTCATCAACTTCTTCACCAACCTGGTGCTCGTCATTCCCAACCTGCCGCTGCTGCTGGTGATCGCGGCCTTCGTGGGTCAGGCAAGCCCGCTGATCATTGCGGTGATCCTGGGTCTGACGTCCTGGGCATGGGGCGTGCGCGTCACCCGCTCGGAGACGCTATCAATCCGCCAGCGTGACTATGTCAAATCGGCGGAGATGCTGGGCGAGCCAAGTTGGCGGATCATGGCTTTCGAGATTTTCCCGAACCTCATTTCCATTGTCGGCATCAATTTCATCGGCAGCGTGATCTTTGCCGTCATCACCGAGGCCACGCTCGAATTCCTCGGCTTGGGCGACCCCAATACGGTCTCCTGGGGCATCATGCTCTACAATGCGCAGAACGCGTCGGCGCTGTCGGTCGGCGCCTGGTGGGATCTGCTATCGCCCTGCTTCGCACTGGCTTTGTTGGGCCTCGGTCTCGCCCTGATCAACTTCGCCATCGACGAGGTCGCCAATCCGCGGCTGCGCACCGGCGGCATGCTCGGTCGCTGGGTTGGCCTGGTCCGCGCTGGGGAGGGCAAGCTGTGA
- a CDS encoding ABC transporter permease, with translation MAFLLRRLVFYLAAFVAAATINFFLPRLMPGDPIQIMFSGAGSNLTMENLNALKLTFGFVDAPMGQQYLTYMQSVFTGDLGRSVKYFPLPVTELLARALIWTIGLVGSATIVSFTLGTLVGVMAAWRRGTVFDAVVSLLAIFSSSVPAVVISLTMLFVFGYSLGWFPNGYAADPMLDPAFSWGYISSVLHHGALPMFTMVIVLTGGFAVTMRNNMINLLGEDYIVMGRAKGLSENRVMLWYAARNALLPTVSSLAISIGTILGGSLVTEVVFNYPGLGNTLYQAILARDYPVIQGQLLIMTAAMLVSNFVVDLSYVLLDPRLKKA, from the coding sequence ATGGCCTTTCTGCTCCGGCGACTGGTGTTTTACCTGGCGGCATTCGTCGCTGCGGCGACCATCAATTTCTTCCTGCCACGGCTCATGCCGGGCGATCCGATCCAGATCATGTTTTCCGGCGCAGGCTCCAACCTGACGATGGAAAATCTCAACGCCCTCAAGCTGACTTTTGGCTTCGTCGACGCACCGATGGGCCAGCAATATCTCACCTACATGCAGAGCGTTTTCACCGGCGATCTCGGGCGCTCGGTCAAGTATTTCCCGCTGCCGGTCACTGAATTGCTGGCGCGGGCGCTGATCTGGACCATCGGCCTCGTCGGCAGCGCCACGATAGTCAGTTTCACCCTGGGCACGCTGGTCGGCGTGATGGCGGCCTGGCGCCGCGGCACCGTCTTCGATGCAGTGGTATCGCTGCTCGCGATCTTTTCCAGTTCGGTTCCGGCCGTGGTCATCTCGCTGACCATGCTGTTCGTCTTCGGCTACAGCCTGGGCTGGTTTCCCAACGGCTACGCCGCCGATCCCATGCTCGATCCGGCCTTTAGCTGGGGCTACATTTCGAGCGTGCTTCATCATGGCGCGCTCCCCATGTTCACCATGGTCATCGTGCTCACCGGCGGCTTCGCGGTGACCATGCGCAACAACATGATCAACCTGCTGGGCGAAGACTATATCGTCATGGGCCGCGCCAAGGGGCTCAGCGAAAACCGCGTCATGCTCTGGTACGCAGCCCGCAATGCCCTGCTGCCCACGGTGTCGAGCCTGGCCATTTCCATCGGCACGATACTGGGTGGCTCGCTAGTGACCGAGGTCGTGTTCAACTATCCGGGCCTCGGCAATACGCTTTACCAGGCCATCCTCGCCCGCGACTACCCGGTCATCCAGGGGCAGTTGCTGATCATGACCGCGGCCATGCTCGTGTCCAACTTTGTCGTCGATCTGAGCTATGTGCTGCTCGATCCGCGCCTGAAGAAGGCCTGA
- a CDS encoding GNAT family N-acetyltransferase translates to MDCLVNLYSQRMAALAAQVETVEATIRVALPPELHIIQAWVRKNFSEYWVSEVTVAMSHQPPGCLVAVVDGQLVGFACYDATARGFFGPTGVAEDQRGRKIGLALFYRTLTAMKAQGYAYAIIGSAGPVEFYVKAAGAMPIQADKEDIYQGLLRVPPSSQAGQ, encoded by the coding sequence ATGGATTGCCTGGTAAACCTCTACTCTCAGCGGATGGCCGCGCTGGCGGCGCAGGTCGAGACTGTCGAGGCAACGATTCGCGTTGCTCTCCCGCCAGAACTGCACATCATCCAGGCGTGGGTGCGGAAGAATTTCAGCGAGTATTGGGTCAGCGAGGTGACGGTCGCGATGTCGCACCAGCCGCCCGGCTGCCTCGTTGCTGTCGTGGACGGCCAGCTCGTCGGCTTCGCCTGCTACGACGCCACGGCGCGGGGCTTTTTCGGACCGACTGGGGTCGCCGAAGACCAGCGTGGCCGCAAGATCGGCCTGGCACTGTTCTATCGCACGCTGACCGCGATGAAGGCGCAGGGCTACGCCTATGCGATCATCGGTTCGGCCGGCCCGGTGGAATTTTACGTCAAGGCAGCAGGGGCCATGCCTATCCAGGCGGACAAGGAAGACATCTATCAGGGGCTGCTGCGCGTCCCACCCAGTTCTCAGGCGGGCCAGTAA
- a CDS encoding PIG-L family deacetylase: MTRLTRRTFIASVPPLLAATQIPAWAAPASDLDLIAAQKGEPAIVKLYRQLERLTSTVTLMTTGAHPDDEPSGMLAALRHVYGICPVLYCITRGEGGQNAIGPERGSVLGVLRTREITEASRSLDASLAFGSQGHHDNMHDFGFSKDPNQTIDRWGRDRVIERMTWAVRQYRPDVIMNCFLDVGGQHGHHRAANVATFIVAGISGNAEEFPDQIAGGLKTWTVPKIYQPAWGGGGGVYDDETPPPPTTLVVRAPERDPISGATFPQMGEWSRSCHLTQGMGRWQPDPQTEWPINLSWAANGEAGKAEDDIRDGLIATVGHIAELDGMPAAAADALRNAQGLIDEALADYGDPVEVLSRLVEIGKAVSEARSTLPAELEDQVAHRLDRKIKEVDLALATAAGMRVRAFTDGADLRPGEDIIVKALVDAPDSITVDSVEVIARAGITGETAEDGVKVSVADDAALTNPLTEQFDPLGGNGDAFVRLTATIAGHKAVLDVDLEDALRVLPEASLELKPDAVVFNTESEISPVAFTAVVSGGTTADLDFNLPEGWLMAAKGETGAEAGEFDLTPPAELGTERITIAPKLLGKEAYAINVFTYPHIGRSVVPTEVAVPVQSVGAIIPEGKIGYIGGGNDNVATWLKRLGVALTELTPGDMEAGAYRDLDTLVVGIFSFGRRPDLVAALPGVHEWVKKGGHLVTLYHRPSDGWDPETVPLAFLKIGSPSIRYRVTDAKSAVNVLAPDHPLLNYPNTISEDDWANWDKERGLYFASEWDEAYVPLLAMSDAGEEPLTGSLLSAQIGEGRHTHTSLVLHHQLDKLTPGAFRIMANLIQPAKR; encoded by the coding sequence ATGACTCGTCTTACTCGACGCACCTTTATTGCATCCGTTCCGCCACTGCTGGCGGCGACGCAGATTCCCGCTTGGGCTGCGCCCGCATCGGACCTGGATTTGATCGCCGCACAGAAGGGCGAGCCGGCTATCGTCAAACTCTATCGTCAGTTGGAGCGCCTGACTTCGACCGTGACGCTGATGACGACGGGCGCGCATCCGGACGACGAGCCCAGCGGCATGCTGGCGGCCCTGCGCCATGTCTACGGCATTTGTCCCGTGCTCTATTGCATCACGCGCGGTGAAGGCGGCCAGAACGCCATCGGGCCGGAACGCGGTTCGGTGCTGGGCGTGCTGCGTACCCGCGAAATCACTGAGGCGTCGCGCTCCCTCGATGCATCGCTGGCCTTTGGTAGCCAGGGCCACCACGACAACATGCACGACTTCGGTTTCTCCAAGGACCCCAACCAGACGATCGACCGCTGGGGCCGTGACCGCGTGATCGAGCGCATGACCTGGGCCGTACGTCAGTACCGGCCTGACGTGATCATGAACTGCTTCCTCGACGTGGGCGGGCAGCATGGTCACCATCGTGCCGCGAACGTGGCGACCTTCATCGTTGCCGGCATTTCCGGCAATGCCGAAGAATTCCCGGACCAGATCGCTGGCGGACTGAAGACCTGGACCGTGCCCAAGATCTACCAGCCGGCATGGGGTGGTGGTGGCGGCGTCTATGACGACGAAACTCCGCCCCCGCCGACGACGCTGGTGGTGCGTGCACCCGAGCGCGATCCGATTTCCGGCGCGACCTTCCCACAGATGGGCGAATGGTCCCGTTCCTGCCACCTGACGCAGGGCATGGGCCGCTGGCAGCCCGATCCGCAGACGGAATGGCCGATCAACCTGTCCTGGGCCGCCAATGGCGAAGCCGGCAAGGCCGAAGACGACATCCGCGATGGTCTCATTGCCACGGTCGGCCACATTGCCGAACTCGACGGCATGCCTGCGGCTGCGGCCGATGCGCTGCGCAATGCGCAGGGGCTGATCGATGAAGCCCTCGCCGACTATGGCGATCCGGTCGAAGTGTTGAGCCGACTGGTCGAAATCGGCAAGGCTGTTTCGGAAGCCCGCTCGACCCTGCCGGCTGAGCTGGAAGACCAGGTGGCTCACCGCCTCGATCGCAAGATCAAGGAAGTAGACCTGGCGCTGGCGACTGCGGCTGGTATGCGCGTGCGTGCCTTTACCGATGGTGCTGATCTGCGTCCTGGCGAAGACATCATCGTCAAGGCGCTGGTCGATGCGCCCGATAGCATTACCGTGGACTCTGTCGAGGTGATCGCCCGCGCTGGCATCACCGGCGAAACGGCCGAAGATGGCGTCAAGGTAAGCGTGGCCGATGATGCAGCGCTGACCAACCCGCTGACCGAGCAGTTCGACCCGCTCGGCGGCAATGGCGATGCCTTTGTGCGTCTGACGGCGACGATTGCGGGCCACAAGGCCGTGCTCGACGTGGACCTCGAGGACGCACTGCGCGTGTTGCCGGAAGCCTCGCTCGAACTGAAGCCGGATGCGGTGGTGTTCAATACTGAGAGCGAAATCTCGCCGGTGGCGTTTACCGCCGTGGTTTCGGGCGGCACGACGGCTGACCTCGACTTCAACCTGCCCGAAGGCTGGTTGATGGCCGCCAAGGGCGAAACGGGCGCCGAAGCAGGCGAGTTCGACCTGACGCCGCCGGCTGAGCTCGGCACGGAACGCATCACCATTGCGCCCAAGCTTCTCGGCAAAGAGGCCTACGCCATCAACGTCTTCACTTATCCCCATATCGGGCGATCAGTGGTGCCGACTGAGGTGGCGGTACCGGTGCAGTCGGTCGGTGCGATCATTCCGGAAGGCAAGATCGGCTATATCGGTGGTGGCAACGACAACGTCGCCACATGGCTCAAGCGCCTGGGTGTTGCGCTCACCGAGCTGACGCCGGGCGATATGGAAGCGGGTGCCTATCGCGATCTCGATACCCTGGTCGTAGGCATCTTCTCCTTCGGTCGCCGGCCTGATCTCGTGGCCGCGCTGCCGGGCGTGCATGAATGGGTCAAGAAGGGCGGCCATCTCGTGACGCTCTACCACCGTCCGTCGGACGGCTGGGACCCGGAGACCGTGCCGCTGGCCTTCCTCAAGATCGGCTCGCCTTCGATCCGCTATCGCGTGACTGATGCCAAATCGGCGGTGAACGTGCTCGCGCCCGACCACCCGCTACTCAACTACCCCAACACCATTTCTGAGGATGATTGGGCAAATTGGGACAAGGAGCGTGGGCTCTACTTCGCGTCCGAATGGGACGAGGCCTATGTGCCCCTGCTGGCCATGAGCGATGCCGGGGAAGAGCCGCTGACCGGTTCGCTGCTCTCGGCGCAAATCGGCGAGGGCCGGCACACCCACACTAGCCTCGTGCTGCATCATCAGCTCGACAAGCTGACGCCTGGTGCCTTCCGCATCATGGCTAACCTGATCCAGCCCGCGAAACGCTAG
- a CDS encoding ABC transporter ATP-binding protein yields MNVLSVSNLSIDYVGARTTFHAVKNVSFDIAPGEFFGLAGESGCGKSTIAFAISRLHRPPALIRSGSKILLDGRDVLELDDAELRSFRWREVAMVFQSAMNSLNPVLTIEDQFYDVLNTHTGMSRSAARERAAELLGLVDIPTDRLSAYPHQLSGGMRQRIVIAICLALSPKLIIMDEPTTALDVVVQREILQRIHKLRQTLGFSVLFITHDLALMVQVSDRIGIMLEGELVEVNAAKEIYRSPRHDYTRKLWASMPRLTGQQIAQEGVR; encoded by the coding sequence GTGAACGTTCTCTCGGTCAGCAATCTCTCCATCGACTATGTCGGCGCACGAACCACGTTCCACGCGGTCAAGAACGTGAGCTTCGATATCGCCCCGGGCGAGTTCTTCGGCCTGGCCGGGGAATCGGGCTGTGGCAAGAGCACCATCGCCTTTGCGATCAGCCGCCTGCATCGCCCGCCGGCGCTGATCCGTTCAGGCAGCAAAATCCTGCTCGACGGGCGCGATGTGCTTGAGCTCGACGATGCCGAACTCCGCAGCTTCCGCTGGCGCGAAGTGGCCATGGTGTTCCAGAGCGCGATGAATTCGCTCAATCCGGTGCTGACCATCGAAGACCAGTTCTACGACGTGCTCAACACCCATACCGGCATGTCGCGATCGGCGGCGAGAGAACGCGCTGCCGAACTGCTAGGACTGGTGGACATTCCGACCGACCGCCTGTCGGCCTACCCGCATCAGCTATCGGGCGGCATGCGCCAGCGCATCGTCATCGCCATTTGCCTGGCGCTCAGTCCCAAGCTCATCATCATGGATGAGCCGACCACGGCACTGGACGTCGTGGTGCAGCGCGAAATTCTGCAGCGTATCCACAAGTTGCGCCAGACGCTGGGTTTCTCGGTGCTGTTCATCACCCACGACCTGGCGCTGATGGTCCAGGTCAGCGACCGCATCGGCATCATGCTTGAGGGCGAACTGGTCGAGGTCAACGCCGCCAAGGAGATCTACCGCTCGCCACGGCACGACTATACGCGAAAACTCTGGGCCTCGATGCCGCGCCTCACCGGCCAGCAGATCGCGCAGGAGGGCGTGCGATGA
- a CDS encoding ABC transporter ATP-binding protein encodes MSESAPVIALDNVSKFFGRAEARVYAARSVSFALHPGRTLALVGESGSGKTTAARLIMREYQPDEGRLLFRGSPVEGSLRDYRRAVQMVFQDPFSSLNPAHTIRYHLERPLRLHQPALSGAERRAAIGELLTRVNLDPVLIVPKYPHELSGGQRQRISIARALAVNPEVIIADEPTSMLDVSVRLGILNLLNDMKRQLKLAVLYITHDIATARYVAEDIMVMYAGQIVEWGETDSVLGNPQHPYTRLLLSAVPDPDRPFTDTRFNDELSRIDVIRRQSAIGQPETREVGKNHFIRPMPA; translated from the coding sequence ATGAGCGAGAGCGCACCCGTCATCGCCCTCGACAATGTCTCGAAATTCTTCGGTCGTGCCGAGGCGCGGGTCTATGCGGCGCGCTCGGTGTCGTTTGCCCTCCATCCCGGCCGCACCCTGGCGCTGGTCGGAGAATCCGGCTCAGGCAAAACCACGGCCGCCCGCCTGATCATGCGCGAATACCAACCCGACGAGGGTCGCCTGCTGTTCCGCGGCTCACCGGTCGAGGGCAGTTTGAGAGACTATCGACGCGCGGTCCAGATGGTGTTTCAGGACCCGTTTTCGTCGCTCAATCCAGCCCATACCATCCGCTATCACCTGGAGCGGCCGCTGCGACTGCATCAACCCGCGCTCAGCGGGGCGGAGCGGCGGGCGGCTATCGGCGAACTGCTCACGCGGGTAAACCTCGACCCTGTCTTGATCGTCCCGAAATATCCTCATGAACTGTCCGGCGGACAGCGCCAACGCATCAGCATTGCGCGCGCCCTGGCAGTCAATCCAGAGGTCATCATCGCCGACGAACCGACTTCCATGCTCGATGTCTCGGTGCGCCTGGGCATCCTCAACCTGCTGAACGACATGAAGCGCCAGCTCAAGCTGGCCGTGCTCTACATCACTCACGATATCGCCACCGCCCGCTATGTGGCCGAGGACATCATGGTCATGTATGCCGGGCAGATCGTCGAATGGGGCGAGACGGACAGCGTGCTCGGCAATCCGCAGCACCCGTACACGCGCCTGCTGCTGTCGGCGGTTCCCGACCCAGACCGGCCCTTCACGGATACGCGATTCAACGATGAACTCAGCCGCATCGACGTGATCCGTCGCCAGTCCGCGATCGGTCAGCCTGAAACGCGCGAGGTTGGAAAGAACCACTTCATCCGCCCGATGCCGGCGTAG
- a CDS encoding C40 family peptidase yields MFDPRLTLIRDGLAARSLEGIIPADRYQDTWPRQTVVASTAVRREPSSSGEQLDQLLFGERFEVLDEADGWAFGQAVRDGYVGYVDAAALGGSPTTPTHTVRALRTYAFSTPSIKAPPTGLYSMNALVAAEGQEGRFVKTAGGWFVEEHLAPIGQAEPDYVAVAERFVGTPYQWGGRESLGLDCSGLVQQALYASGRTCPRDSDQQAAMGEPVETLRRGDLVFWRGHVAMMTSETDIIHANAYYMAVVVEPLAEAVARTISRGGGEPTAFRRI; encoded by the coding sequence TTGTTTGACCCGCGGCTTACCCTGATACGCGACGGCCTTGCAGCCCGGTCCCTGGAGGGGATTATCCCCGCGGATCGCTATCAGGACACTTGGCCCCGCCAGACGGTGGTCGCTTCCACCGCGGTGCGCCGAGAACCCTCGTCGAGCGGCGAACAGCTGGATCAACTGCTGTTTGGTGAGCGCTTCGAGGTGCTGGACGAGGCCGATGGATGGGCCTTCGGTCAGGCCGTGCGCGACGGGTATGTCGGCTATGTTGACGCCGCCGCGTTGGGTGGCTCGCCGACGACGCCGACCCATACGGTTCGCGCGCTCCGCACCTATGCGTTCAGCACGCCCAGCATCAAGGCACCGCCGACCGGGCTTTATTCTATGAACGCCCTGGTCGCCGCCGAGGGGCAGGAAGGGCGCTTTGTGAAGACGGCCGGCGGCTGGTTTGTCGAGGAGCATCTTGCTCCGATCGGGCAGGCTGAACCGGATTATGTGGCGGTTGCCGAGCGGTTCGTCGGCACGCCGTATCAATGGGGCGGGCGCGAGAGTCTGGGGCTCGATTGTTCTGGGTTGGTGCAGCAGGCGCTCTATGCCAGCGGCCGGACCTGTCCGCGCGATAGTGACCAGCAGGCCGCGATGGGAGAACCGGTCGAGACTCTGCGACGCGGCGACCTGGTATTTTGGCGCGGTCACGTGGCGATGATGACCAGCGAGACCGACATCATCCACGCCAATGCCTACTACATGGCCGTAGTCGTCGAGCCGCTTGCGGAGGCCGTCGCGCGCACGATCAGCCGGGGCGGCGGCGAACCCACGGCCTTTCGCCGCATCTGA
- the nagZ gene encoding beta-N-acetylhexosaminidase, whose product MPSSTPLALFVGMPGLELSADEIAFFREANPFGLFLFRRNLDNSEQVRHLCAQFREAVGRPDAPVFIDQEGGRVQRLNNGNWPSFRSLGEFGALARKDLELGKRAMRLSSQAMATLMAELTIDSGTTPVLDLARKGTHDVIGQRSFGDDPDLVITMAREVVAAMLEAGELPVIKHIPGYGRVTVDPHFDLPVVDAAPEDLRDTDFRPFVALRDAPWAMVAHLVFTRIDPERAASVSPVVCDLIRRNIGYDGVIITDCLTMDALKGSWAERVTAALDAGYDIALHSQGDLAASQAAAGAARPLSEQSLARIARAQAKRGATRSDVAALHAEVEQIFKENGIA is encoded by the coding sequence ATGCCGTCGTCAACGCCACTTGCGCTATTCGTCGGTATGCCGGGCTTGGAGCTCTCGGCCGACGAGATTGCCTTCTTCCGCGAGGCCAATCCGTTCGGGCTGTTCCTGTTCCGGCGCAATCTGGACAATAGCGAGCAGGTGCGACACCTCTGCGCCCAGTTCCGTGAGGCCGTGGGCCGCCCCGATGCGCCCGTCTTCATTGATCAGGAAGGCGGACGAGTCCAGCGTCTCAACAATGGCAATTGGCCGAGCTTTCGCAGCCTGGGCGAATTCGGCGCGCTGGCGCGCAAAGACCTGGAGCTGGGCAAGCGCGCCATGCGGCTATCGAGCCAGGCGATGGCGACGTTGATGGCCGAACTGACCATCGACAGCGGCACGACGCCGGTCCTCGACCTTGCCCGCAAGGGCACGCATGACGTGATCGGCCAACGGTCCTTCGGTGATGACCCGGACCTGGTCATCACCATGGCACGGGAAGTCGTCGCGGCCATGCTGGAAGCTGGAGAACTGCCGGTCATCAAACACATTCCGGGCTATGGGCGGGTCACCGTCGATCCGCATTTCGACCTTCCCGTTGTCGATGCTGCGCCTGAGGACTTGCGCGACACCGACTTCCGTCCATTCGTCGCCCTTAGGGACGCGCCATGGGCCATGGTGGCCCATCTCGTCTTCACACGGATCGACCCCGAGCGCGCCGCGTCGGTTTCCCCTGTCGTCTGCGATCTCATCCGCCGTAACATCGGTTATGATGGCGTGATCATCACCGATTGTCTCACCATGGACGCGCTCAAGGGCAGTTGGGCCGAGCGCGTTACCGCGGCGCTCGACGCGGGCTACGATATTGCGCTCCATAGCCAGGGCGATCTGGCAGCCAGCCAGGCTGCGGCAGGAGCAGCGCGTCCGCTCAGCGAGCAAAGTCTCGCGCGGATTGCCCGCGCCCAAGCCAAACGCGGTGCCACGCGCAGCGATGTTGCCGCCCTACACGCCGAAGTCGAGCAGATCTTCAAGGAGAATGGCATCGCCTGA